From the Primulina tabacum isolate GXHZ01 chromosome 15, ASM2559414v2, whole genome shotgun sequence genome, one window contains:
- the LOC142526287 gene encoding protein GRAVITROPIC IN THE LIGHT 1-like, whose product MDSVKRSAVTPSKSRLARTFAKVLHIRAVAGISSDDGIHEKTKSCEKLKKNQKKDASVPLYNDDDEERQKRRVVKEAFLAKLFASLSSFKAAYAQLQFSQFPYDVEGIQSADQIIVLELKNLSELKQSYLKKQLDESSLETTLLLSEIQEQKSVLKTYEITSKKLDSQLKLKDSEIIFLKEKFVEANGDNKSIEKRINSSGQFIKLENNELSSLRPSHFIAYTRQTIKSVRAFVRLLASEMESANWDLDAAACSIEPGVSFWKKNHICFAFESFVCREMFDCFSFHDFSTHPESSSEQKKRPNINFDIFREMKSMRPADYLAWKPKSTFASFARAKYLKLMHAKMEASLFGDLKMRNLVSSGEIPETPFFSAFTEMAKRVWLLHCLALSFDHEVSIYQVKKESRFSEVLMESVNEEAFFLSDGTPETDPRVGFTVFPGFKIGKTVVQCHVYLC is encoded by the coding sequence ATGGATTCAGTAAAACGTTCAGCGGTCACCCCTAGTAAGAGTCGTTTGGCACGCACTTTTGCCAAGGTTTTACACATTCGAGCTGTGGCAGGGATATCATCAGATGATGGAATTCATGAAAAGACGAAATCCTGTGAAAAgttaaagaaaaatcaaaagaagGACGCATCTGTTCCTTTATATAATGATGATGACGAGGAACGACAGAAAAGGAGGGTGGTTAAGGAAGCGTTTCTTGCAAAGCTTTTTGCCAGTTTATCTTCCTTTAAAGCTGCATATGCTCAGTTGCAATTTTCTCAGTTTCCATATGATGTTGAGGGGATTCAATCTGCAGATCAGATAATCGTACTGGAGCTAAAAAATCTGTCTGAACTGAAACAATCTTACTTGAAAAAACAGCTGGACGAAAGTTCTCTAGAGACCACTCTACTGTTGTCTGAAATTCAAGAGCAAAAGAGTGTTCTGAAAACATACGAGATTACAAGTAAGAAGTTGGACTCTCAACTTAAACTTAAAGACTCTGAAATCATTTTTCTGAAAGAGAAATTTGTGGAGGCGAATGGGGATAATAAATCAATCGAGAAGAGAATAAACTCAAGCGGGCAGTTCATTAAGCttgaaaataatgagttatCAAGCTTAAGGCCAAGCCATTTCATTGCTTATACTCGGCAAACTATAAAATCTGTAAGGGCCTTTGTGCGGTTGCTAGCTAGTGAAATGGAATCTGCAAACTGGGATTTGGATGCTGCAGCTTGCTCTATTGAACCGGGAGTTTcgttttggaaaaaaaatcatatatgcTTTGCATTTGAATCTTTTGTATGCAGAGAAATGTTCGATTGCTTCAGTTTTCACGACTTCTCTACCCATCCTGAGTCCTCTTCCGAGCAGAAAAAGCGACCCAACATAAATTTCGACATATTTCGTGAGATGAAATCTATGAGACCAGCAGATTATTTAGCTTGGAAACCGAAATCAACTTTTGCTTCTTTTGCCCGTGCAAAATACCTGAAACTTATGCATGCGAAAATGGAAGCTTCTCTGTTTGGTGATTTGAAGATGAGAAATCTGGTGAGTTCCGGTGAAATCCCAGAGACACCATTCTTCTCCGCGTTCACTGAAATGGCAAAACGTGTTTGGCTCCTTCATTGCTTGGCTTTATCATTTGATCACGAGGTCTCTATTTATCAAGTGAAAAAGGAGAGTCGTTTTTCGGAAGTTTTAATGGAGAGCGTAAACGAGGAGGCTTTCTTCTTGTCAGACGGCACGCCTGAAACCGATCCGCGTGTGGGTTTCACTGTATTTCCAGGCTTCAAGATCGGAAAGACAGTCGTTCAATGCCACGTGTATCTCTGCTGA
- the LOC142527273 gene encoding anaphase-promoting complex subunit 6, with the protein MREEQVEKLRGVVRDCVSKHLYSSAIFFADKVAAVTSDPADVYMQAQALYLGRHYRRAFHLLNASQIVLRDLRFRYLAAKCLEELKEWDQCLLMLGDAKVDEHGNITDTKDYNSMYLDKDGEDHEINIISAICFLRGKAYEALENRAQARLWYKAAIKADPLCYEALECLIEGHMLTCEEETSLLATLQFGAEDGWLSSFYSCLIKKYEAENVVETKFRELELEVCSLKSSDKTLCTLKNNTDLLACKAEYYHQCGEYQKCFELTSTLLEKDPFHLKCTLVHLAAAMELGHSNELYLMACNLVKDYPQKALSWFAVGCYYYCIKKYDQSRRYFLEATSLEGTFSPGWIGYGNAYAAQEEGDQAMSAYRTAARLFPGFHLPTLYIGMEYMRTHSFKLAEQFFLQAKIICPSDPLVFNELGVVAYHMKEYKKAVWWFEQTLSHVSSSLSEMWEPTLVNLAHALRKLKRYNEAIIYYDKALAISTRSLSTYAGLAYTYHLQDNFTSAIAYYHKALWLKPDDQFCTEMLTMALVDECRRGTHPKGETVRSQLFT; encoded by the exons ATGCGGGAGGAGCAAGTAGAGAAGCTCCGGGGTGTGGTAAGAGATTGCGTGAGCAAGCATCTGTACTCATCGGCGATATTCTTCGCCGACAAGGTTGCGGCCGTGACTTCAGACCCCGCCGACGTATATATGCAAGCTCAGGCACTCTACCTAGGCCGTCACTACCGCCGAGCCTTCCACCTCCTCAATGCCTCCCAGATCGTCCTCCGCGACCTCCGGTTCCGCTACCTCGCCGCCAAATGCCTa GAAGAACTGAAGGAGTGGGATCAATGCCTGCTAATGCTTGGTGATGCTAAAGTGGATGAACATGGTAATATTACCGACACAAAGGATTACAATAGCATGTATCTGGACAAAGATGGTGAAGACCATGAAATCAAT ATTATATCAGCAATATGCTTTTTAAGGGGAAAGGCGTACGAGGCATTGGAAAATCGTGCACAAGCTCGGTTATG GTACAAAGCTGCCATTAAAGCGGATCCTCTGTGTtatgag GCCTTGGAATGTTTAATAGAGGGTCACATGCTTACTTGTGAAGAAG AGACCAGTCTATTGGCGACATTGCAATTTGGTGCTGAAGATGGCTGGCTCTCTTCATTCTATTCTTGCTTGATAAAGAAA TATGAAGCTGAAAATGTTGTAGAAACCAAGTTCAGGGAACTTGAGCTGGAAGTTTGCTCTTTGAAGTCGTCCGACAAAACCTTATGCACACTGAAGAACAATACTGATCTCTTAGCCTGTAAAGCAGAGTACTATCATCAGTGTGGTGAATACCAGAAATGCTTTGAGTTAACATCGAC ATTACTTGAGAAGGATCCTTTTCACCTAAAGTGCACCCTGGTGCATTTAGCGGCAGCAATGGAACTAGGACATTCTAATGAACTTTATTTAATGGCATGCAATTTGGTCAAGGACTATCCTCAAAA GGCTCTGTCATGGTTCGCAGTGGGTTGCTACTATTACTGTATCAAAAAGTATGATCAGTC TCGAAGATATTTTCttgaa GCAACAAGCTTAGAAGGAACATTTTCTCCTGGTTGGATAGGCTATGGGAATGCTTATGCAGCACAAGAAGAAGGAGATCAAGCCATGTCAGCTTATCGCACTGCTGCTCGTTTATTTCCTGG TTTCCATCTACCAACTCTATACATTGGAATGGAATACATGCGGACCCATAGCTTCAAACTTGCTGAGCAG TTTTTTTTGCAGGCCAAGATTATATGCCCTTCAGATCCGCTTGTGTTCAATGAGTTAGGTGTTGTAGCTTATCATATGAAGGA GTATAAGAAGGCTGTATGGTGGTTTGAACAGACGTTGTCTCATGTATCATCCTCTTTAAGTGAAATGTGGGAGCCAACCTTGGTCAACCTTGCTCATGCGTTGAGAAAATTAAA GAGATACAACGAGGCaattatttattatgataaaGCTCTTGCGATATCAACACGAAGCTTGAGTACATATGCAGGTCTCGCCTACACGTATCATCTGcag GATAATTTCACTTCAGCAATTGCGTACTATCACAAG GCTTTATGGCTTAAACCAGATGATCAATTCTGTACGGAGATGCTGACAATGGCGCTTGTCGATGAATGTCGGCGTGGCACCCACCCAAAAGGTGAAACAGTTAGAAGCCAGTTATTTACGTAG
- the LOC142526407 gene encoding tubby-like F-box protein 7, producing MSLRRSFLPRRIIHRSFTLSKSCKESKVPEIKVICDLDSGIRREEGGKEEGTGGDNGNGQHQQDGVACGELGRLDSPTWASMLPELLGEIIQRVEASEDKWPQRQNVVAFGCVCKRWREATKDVVEKASVHHPGKITFPSSLKKPGPRDSPLQCIIKRDKKNATFYLYLALSPSFTDKGKFLLAARRYRNGAHTEYIISLDADDLSQGSKAYVGKLRSDFLGTNFTIYDSQPPHSGAKPSSSRAGRRFASKQISPQVPAGNFEIGHVSYKFNLLKSRGPRRMACSLKCPFLEESIDNNENVVKAKKPEPYSPELTVLKNKAPRWHEHLECWCLNFHGRVTVASVKNFQLVATTDQSQPGGKGDEETVLLQFGKVGDDTFTMDYRQPLSAFQAFAICLTSFGTKLACE from the exons ATGTCATTGAGAAGATCTTTCCTCCCACGAAGAATCATCCATCGGTCCTTCACACTCTCCAAATCTTGCAAAGAATCCAAGGTCCCGGAAATCAAAGTTATTTGCGATTTGGATAGCGGTATTCGCCGGGAAGAGGGTGGAAAAGAGGAAGGAACTGGTGGTGATAATGGAAACGGGCAGCATCAGCAAGACGGTGTGGCTTGTGGTGAATTGGGTCGTTTGGACTCCCCTACGTGGGCGAGTATGTTGCCGGAGCTTCTGGGGGAAATAATACAGAGGGTGGAAGCGAGTGAAGACAAATGGCCGCAGCGTCAAAACGTCGTCGCATTCGGATGCGTTTGTAAGCGATGGAGAGAAGCCACCAAAGACGTGGTGGAAAAGGCCTCTGTACATCACCCCGGGAAAATTACCTTCCCTTCCTCCCTAAAAAAG CCAGGGCCGCGAGACTCTCCGCTTCAATGTATCATAAAACGTGACAAGAAGAATGCAACATTTTACCTTTATCTGGCTCTTTCACCAT CATTTACAGACAAAGGCAAGTTTCTCTTAGCAGCACGACGCTATAGAAATGGTGCCCACACTGAGTACATTATATCCCTGGATGCTGATGATCTATCTCAAGGTAGTAAAGCCTATGTTGGAAAATTAAG GTCAGATTTCCTTGGTACCAATTTCACGATCTATGACAGCCAACCACCGCACAGCGGAGCAAAGCCATCAAGTAGCAGAGCTGGCCGCCGTTTTGCAAGCAAGCAGATAAGTCCCCAAGTCCCAGCTGGTAACTTTGAAATCGGGCATGTGTCATATAAGTTCAATCTCTTGAAGTCAAGAGGTCCTAGGAGGATGGCGTGCTCCCTTAAATGCCCGTTTTTGGAGGAGTCAATCGACAATAATGAAAACGTTGTTAAAGCAAAGAAGCCAGAGCCCTATTCTCCAGAACTCACAGTTTTGAAAAACAAAGCCCCGCGATGGCACGAACATTTGGAATGCTGGTGTTTGAATTTCCATGGAAGAGTGACTGTCGCATCGGTCAAGAATTTTCAACTCGTTGCTACTACGGATCAAAGTCAGCCTGGAGGAAAGGGTGATGAGGAGACGGTGCTGCTTCAGTTTGGGAAAGTTGGCGATGACACTTTCACAATGGATTATAGGCAGCCTCTATCAGCTTTCCAGGCCTTTGCTATTTGTCTGACCAGTTTTGGGACAAAACTGGCATGCGAGTAA
- the LOC142526719 gene encoding uncharacterized protein LOC142526719: MSRRYHTTELGCIAGEDLSDLGAGKEGWLVENANLLVSLDTRSLALASRSLILLIHWSNSRDGRPDPDNNRTVKILPDLSPIEAEYISAVECLVFDDDTKVLAVGTSCGYLLIYAFSGHLIHRQFINSGRILKLRVRGTKQDLMHDASSEEVCVVMPGVIARFEGSDIKNLLQRWFQGAHSRFWDQDSDDGSSEDSRTVTRLPYHLWNVSKYGLCADAAITGVMPPPLMEIQSSQRYYCAVTIGDDAVISAFRLSADKSRSMVGAILSKVVPATFSTIASLSKLIWRIEEKPTKKPEAKSQPFARSSPLTCLKDHPRKGEKLTLSPSGTLAAVTDSLGRILLLDTQALVVVRLWKGYREACCLFVEMLASKDAAASRTASYEYSKNDYCLCLAIHAPRKGIVEVWQMRTGPRLLTIPCPKGSKILQPTYRFTSAMSSSSSYVPLEVFFLNGDSCQISVLNRFIH; encoded by the exons ATGTCACGCCGGTATCACACGACGGAGCTCGGCTGCATCGCCGGCGAAGATTTATCTGATCTAGGTGCCGGAAAGGAAGGCTGGCTTGTGGAGAATGCCAACCTCCTTGTTTCCCTGGATACTCGCTCGCTCGCACTAGCTAGCCGCTCTTTGATCCTCCTCATCCACTGGTCAAATTCAAGAGACGGTAGACCCGATCCGGATAACAACCGGACTGTCAAGATTCTGCCCGATCTCTCCCCCATCGAGGCGGAATACATCTCGGCCGTCGAGTGTCTCGTTTTCGATGATGATACTAAAGTCCTCGCCGTCGGCACCTCGTGCGGTTACCTATTGATTTATGCGTTCAGCGGTCATCTCATTCATAGACAG TTTATAAATTCTGGAAGGATTCTTAAGTTAAGGGTGCGTGGGACTAAACAAGATCTTATGCATGATGCATCTTCGGAGGAAGTTTGTGTTGTAATGCCTGGTGTGATTGCTCGTTTTGAAGGATCTGATATTAAG AATTTGCTTCAACGGTGGTTTCAAGGAGCACATTCTCGGTTTTGGGATCAGGACTCGGATGATGGAAGTTCAGAGGATTCCAGAACTGTTACAAGACTTCCTTACCATCTATGGAATGTTAGCAAGTATGGATTATGTGCTGATGCTGCTATAACTGGGGTCATGCCCCCACCTTTGATGGAAATTCAG TCAAGTCAACGCTACTACTGTGCTGTCACTATTGGAGATGATGCCGTCATTTCAGCATTTAG actTTCGGCGGACAAGAGTAGATCAATGGTTGGAGCTATCTTGTCTAAAGTTGTACCTGCAACATTTTCCACGATAGCTTCACTTTCAAAATTGATCTGGCGGATTGAAGAAAAGCCAACTAAAAAGCCAGAAGCAAAATCTCAACCATTTGCCCGAT CATCCCCTCTGACTTGTTTGAAGGATCACCCAAGGAAGGGTGAGAAACTCACATTATCACCTAGTGGTACTCTGGCTGCAGTAACTGATTCGCTTGGCCGTATTTTGCTCTTAGATACGCAGGCACTGGTCGTCGTTCGCTTATGGAAG GGATATCGTGAAGCATGCTGCTTATTTGTGGAGATGCTTGCAAGTAAAGATGCTGCAGCTTCACGAACTGCGAGTTATGAATATTCGAAAAATGATTATTGTCTCTGTTTGGCCATCCACGCTCCTCGAAAAGGAatagttgag GTTTGGCAAATGAGGACTGGACCTCGGCTTCTGACCATTCCATGTCCTAAGGGCAGTAAAATACTACAACCCACTTACAGATTTACTTCAGCAATGTCATCTTCATCATCGTACGTGCCCTTGGAAGTTTTCTTTCTGAATGGAGACTCTTGTCAAATATCAGTTCTTAACCGATTCATTCATTGA
- the LOC142526718 gene encoding peptide-N4-(N-acetyl-beta-glucosaminyl)asparagine amidase A-like: MAPPLLSLVVLCSLILLHRPPLSAANLHASRSIFWSSPISEPTSLSNGDTPPTTYFEVTNPISLPNTQPCSYLVLQHDFAFTYSKPPVFANYTPPLDCPSQKFSRIVLEWTATCKGRQFDRIFGVWLGGVEILRSCTAEPRATGIVWTVKKDITRYHSLVMNNQILAVYMGNLVDSTYTGVYHVNVSLHFYPTEEGSGYSEVGSAEMDDKFGSGADLILPISRNLPLNDGLWFEIENSTNVVSKVFKIPQNAYKAVLEVYVSYHENDEFWYGNFPNEYISANNLTGATGNGPFREVLVSLDNVIIGAVFPFTVIYTGGINPLLWRPITGVGSFDLPSYDIEITPLLGKILDGNAHEFVFSVTNALNVWYIDANLHIWLDKKSKKTQGKVMRHNASPLSISLLSNFTGLDGLFITNVTRSVISSGWVNSSHGLLMTKSRHRLEYTNTMVIKKNGNLQILNQEIHFNGSVNTNMPSSIQSTKSLKTYRLYMYLEDVDKGNGSYASVSNVNLGINEKKHKASDSGLSTTKLKNSQKAQGYILVKGNLVASGLGSTQQKYHSVGDNSCYFRDISSSNYTILHDKESNSCTDNVSVEITCARKDFLGTKFPGGRKGLI, encoded by the coding sequence ATGGCTCCACCTCTCCTCTCCCTAGTCGTCCTCTGTTCTCTCATTCTCCTCCACCGACCACCGCTCTCTGCCGCAAACCTCCACGCATCAAGATCCATTTTCTGGTCAAGTCCCATTTCAGAACCCACCTCGCTGTCCAACGGAGACACTCCTCCAACCACTTACTTCGAAGTTACAAACCCCATTTCACTTCCCAATACACAACCCTGCTCGTACTTAGTTCTACAACATGATTTTGCATTCACTTACAGCAAGCCCCCTGTTTTTGCGAATTACACTCCTCCCTTGGATTGTCCTTCTCAGAAATTTTCAAGAATCGTTCTTgaatggacagcaacttgcaAAGGCAGGCAATTTGATAGAATCTTCGGCGTTTGGCTTGGTGGGGTTGAGATACTTAGGAGCTGCACTGCTGAACCTAGGGCCACTGGCATTGTTTGGACAGTGAAGAAGGACATTACTAGGTACCATTCTTTGGTGATGAATAATCAGATTCTTGCTGTTTATATGGGAAATCTTGTTGATAGTACGTACACTGGTGTGTACCATGTCAATGTTTCTCTTCATTTCTATCCGACGGAAGAGGGTTCTGGTTATAGTGAGGTTGGCTCTGCTGAAATGGATGATAAGTTTGGTTCTGGAGCCGATTTGATCCTACCCATTTCAAGAAATTTACCTTTAAATGATGGGTTGTGGTTTGAAATTGAAAATTCCACCAATGTAGTGTCCAAGGTGTTCAAAATACCCCAGAATGCATACAAGGCCGTTTTAGAGGTATATGTGTCGTATCATGAAAACGATGAATTTTGGTATGGAAATTTTCCGAATGAGTATATTTCTGCTAATAACCTCACTGGTGCAACTGGGAATGGACCATTTAGGGAGGTGCTTGTGAGCTTAGATAATGTGATCATTGGTGCAGTTTTCCCATTTACCGTGATCTACACCGGAGGCATAAATCCCCTCTTGTGGAGACCAATCACTGGAGTTGGTTCATTTGATCTCCCTTCTTATGATATTGAGATTACTCCTTTACTAGGAAagatcttggatggaaatgctCATGAATTTGTATTCAGCGTAACGAATGCTCTAAACGTTTGGTACATCGACGCAAATTTGCACATTTGGTTGGATAAGAAGAGTAAGAAAACACAAGGGAAGGTGATGAGGCACAATGCTTCACCACTTTCCATCTCTCTTCTTTCCAATTTCACAGGTCTTGATGGATTATTCATCACAAATGTTACTAGGTCGGTAATTTCGAGCGGATGGGtgaattcttctcatggattgcTCATGACCAAATCACGACACAGACTCGAATATACCAACACTATGGTGATAAAGAAGAATGGAAATTTACAGATTTTGAATCAGGAAATACATTTCAATGGCAGTGTCAACACCAATATGCCATCTTCTATACAATCTACAAAATCTTTGAAGACGTATCGCCTTTACATGTATTTAGAGGACGTCGATAAAGGAAATGGGAGCTATGCTTCAGTGTCTAATGTCAATTTAGGTATCAATGAGAAGAAACATAAGGCTTCTGATTCTGGACTTTCTACCACCAAGCTCAAGAATTCACAGAAGGCGCAGGGTTACATTCTTGTTAAGGGAAACTTAGTAGCGAGTGGATTAGGAAGCACCCAACAAAAGTATCATTCTGTTGGTGATAACTCATGCTACTTCAGGGATATCAGTAGCTCAAATTACACCATTTTACATGACAAAGAGAGCAATAGTTGCACGGACAACGTATCCGTGGAGATCACCTGTGCGCGGAAGGATTTTCTGGGGACTAAATTTCCTGGTGGGAGGAAAGGGCTCATTTGA
- the LOC142527979 gene encoding epidermis-specific secreted glycoprotein EP1-like has product MSIPSFFTIYFILLCSISCIAEAVVPPSQTFNFVNEGEFGPYIVEYDANYRVLSIANSPFQLAFYNTTPGAYTLALRMGTTRSESLRRWVWEANRGKPVGENATFSLGRDGNLVLAEANGRVVWQTNTANKNVVGFKLLPNGNMVLHDSKGKFIWQSFDSPTDTLLVGQSLRLKGPNKLVSRLSEKENKNGPYSLVLEPKRLALYYKSDNSPTPMLYFDSRDYLFFGNNTINVLTFTSDPETEDAFAYELKFVSPDGRNRILSRPKYNSTLSFLRLGIDGGLRAFTYYDPVDYQAWEETFTLFPRDSGEECQIPDRCGKFGLCEDSQCVACPSPNGLLGWSKTCAAPKLTSCKDIKYYKIVGVDHFLSKYTAGTGPTKESDCQKKCTSDCKCAGYFFNRAESRCWVVNDLMTLTKIDNTSHVGFVKTPSR; this is encoded by the coding sequence ATGTCTATCCCTTCCTTCTTTACTATCTACTTTATATTATTATGCTCAATCTCTTGCATTGCTGAAGCTGTTGTGCCTCCTTCACAAACATTCAACTTTGTCAACGAAGGGGAATTCGGGCCTTATATAGTCGAATATGATGCAAATTATAGAGTTCTGTCCATAGCCAACTCCCCGTTCCAGCTAGCTTTCTACAACACGACACCTGGTGCATACACTTTGGCCTTACGAATGGGAACCACGCGATCCGAATCGCTTAGGCGTTGGGTTTGGGAGGCGAATCGTGGAAAGCCGGTCGGAGAGAATGCAACATTCTCTCTGGGGAGGGACGGCAATCTTGTGTTAGCGGAAGCCAATGGACGAGTGGTGTGGCAAACAAATACTGCCAACAAAAATGTAGTAGGCTTCAAGTTGTTACCCAATGGTAACATGGTACTACACGATTCCAAGGGTAAATTTATATGGCAAAGTTTTGACTCCCCCACGGACACTCTGCTAGTTGGCCAATCTCTTCGACTCAAAGGCCCGAACAAGCTTGTGAGCAGACTTTCGGAAAAGGAGAACAAAAATGGGCCATATAGCTTGGTCTTGGAGCCCAAGAGATTAGCATTGTACTACAAGAGCGACAATTCTCCCACGCCCATGTTATATTTCGACTCTAGGGATTATCTATTTTTTGGTAACAACACTATTAATGTTTTGACGTTCACTAGTGATCCCGAGACGGAGGATGCGTTTGCATATGAGTTGAAATTTGTGAGCCCAGACGGCCGAAACCGGATTTTATCCCGACCCAAATACAATAGCACATTATCGTTTCTACGACTTGGGATCGACGGAGGACTGAGGGCATTTACGTACTATGATCCCGTGGACTATCAAGCGTGGGAAGAAACTTTCACCCTTTTCCCTAGAGATTCTGGTGAAGAATGCCAAATACCAGACAGATGTGGCAAATTCGGGCTTTGCGAGGATAGCCAATGCGTGGCCTGCCCATCTCCCAATGGGCTGTTGGGCTGGAGCAAGACTTGTGCAGCTCCAAAGTTGACAAGTTGTAAAGATATAAAGTACTATAAAATAGTAGGAGTTGACCATTTCTTGAGCAAATACACCGCTGGAACAGGCCCCACTAAGGAGTCGGATTGCCAGAAAAAATGTACATCGGACTGCAAGTGTGCGGGCTATTTCTTTAATCGGGCCGAGTCAAGGTGTTGGGTTGTGAATGACTTGATGACCCTCACGAAAATCGATAATACATCACATGTGGGTTTCGTGAAGACTCCAAGCCGTTGA